From the genome of Nicotiana tabacum cultivar K326 chromosome 17, ASM71507v2, whole genome shotgun sequence:
TATAActtatgtgatttattttatacatgataaaatgtgaaataaaatatatatatatatatatatatatatatatatatatatatatatatatataaaaatacacgAATAAAAGTTTCTAAAATAGAAAATAGCTTTAAATTAGGCAATATTCGTATAACAATCCATGCATATAGTGTATTATCATTTTAttatataataatttatttattacttatttATGTCATATCAATCTAGACATTATTATTCTCATCATAAAAAAATTACCACGTTATAATACTCATATAACTAATTAACAAACAAACCATCCCAacttgtatttatatttttcactccgaagtgatttttttttctaaactactcctctccctacattaaacttgaattttttttatttaatatgagatcattttaaaattcaaattaagTACTCTACAATTTTACTTGTGAAATACTAAAAAACAAGTACTCCTATTTAAAATTTCACATTTACAAAATATAATATTCCTTCTTGTCCATGACAAACAGACATCAAATAAATCAAATCATCACCCTCAACAAGTAAAATTATTTAACTCTCTCACTTCCTATATATAGTGAGGCGGATACCCTCcaagaacttctaaaaattaAAGTCCCTCACAAAGACACACATTTCAACAGCCATGTTAGACGTGTATAGTACAAGTTCTATCTCAAAAAACTTCTCCCCACCGACGGCGTCGCCGCCTCCATCACCGGCGGTGAGTCGCTACGAGCTACAAAAGCGGCGAGACTGGAACACATTCGGACAATACTTGAAAAACCACAAGCCACCATTGATACTATCAAGGTGCAGCGGAGCaaacattcttgaattcttaaaGTACCTAGACCAGTTCGGGAAAACCAAAGTTCACAACTGTTGTTGTCCGTTTTTTGGACACCCTCAGCCGCCGGCACCATGTACATGTCCGTTGAAACAAGCGTGGGGCAGCCTTGACGCGCTAGTTGGTAGGCTACGCGCTGCTTTTGAAGAGAACGGAGGACGCGCGGAGACAAACCCGTTTGGGGCAAGAGCGGTGAGGTTATATTTGAGAGAAGTGAGGGATTCACAAGCTAAGGCAAGAGGGATTGCTtatgagaagaagaagagaaagaataaTAAGCGACAATATTTTCAGGAGCAAGAAAAAGAAGGAGATGGACATAGTACTGTCGTATGAGAAGATAAAACTGTTACGTTACGTTGTTTCAGTTTCTTGAACTTATAATTAGCTTGTTGGGTGATGTATATAAACCAGTTCTCTTTTTGATATATAACCAACCGTAATTTCCTCCTCTTGGCTCCTTAGCTAGTCAATATGGATATATAGTGCTCTTGATCCCTTTTTATGTATGTTTTTGTTGGTACCATCGATCTGCTGCAATTGAAATTTTTAGTAATTCTTATCGTTTTCCATCCGcttaatatatgtatatagtaGAAGATATCTTTAGAAAAGCTGTTAGTGTCAGTCTATTTTATATGTATAATGCTGAAAGAAGCACAACCATCGACTAAGATGAGATAATACAAAGAATGGAGTATTATGTTTTATTTACTGTTCTTTGTGGGTAATGTGGTATGCTTGTATTTACTAACTATAGTTAGTAATTAACTAAAAATATAGATAGTTAGTAATTAACTAAAAAGCTCATGACCTACGTCGTGGAATACTTGAGCTACTAGAAGATTGCTTCAACAATTACATAAAACAGCGTTTCCACCTGTTGAAATCTTTCATAGAAGGTTTTCTGacggaagaaaaaaaaattacggTGATCGAGTTCTTATGATAGAAATTACTTATCATACAATTTCAGAGGATACATGATTGTGTTGTGTCTCTTCCcatttttaaatattatgttaTAACTCctataaatataataaatatacataATATATAGTATCAAATATTAGGGTATGTATATTAATTACTCCATTATACATGAATTCGATTGCCTCATGTGAATGACTtagtatattatatgtataataaGTCATACACATATACTTGTCAATATAGAGTTCTTAAACACCATTGATTACCAGATAAGTGCTTGTAGATCATATATGTGTTTGAATTGAAGTTTTTATATTACTGTAAAATATAATAGTCCTTATAACGACCATATAATTTAGATTATTTGACGCTGTGAAAGAGACACTACAgcgaaactatattcccttatacAGGGAAAATCAGGTAGCATGCATAAATTGGATTGGTGTAATATGAAATAGTATGACATAACGTGTCTCGTCGTTTCCCATTTgatatttttcaattattttgttCCCTTTGTGTTTTCTATTAGTAGTAGTAATTTGTTACCTCAGCCACATGATTTCTACTTCTACTCAGAATAATCATTAATTCCTTCGTATTGGAAGAATCGATGGGACATGAATATTCGAAAATGGAAAAAAGAATCCTACCACTTCAAGTTTGTCTTCAATACATACACCAATTTCCTCTTGTTAATAATTGCTGCTAGAAGAAAGTTCTCTTGGATGCATCAAATCGTCTTCTAAAAGCACATTCATTGGAGAAATGTGGTAGAGAAAAAAGGAGCTAGGGCAATAATTGCactaaaattcttatttttgggtttttaaatttTGGTAAAGAAGCGTTTCCTCTTTGTGTAATGCctttagtattttttttgttttagtccTTAACTTCCATGATTGCATAGGTGGTAGTTTGCTTTGCGCCACTAGTTTATTTCGCTTGTGGTGTCACATTATTCAATTAGAATAAGTGCTCTAAATACTCAAGAGTTTCATTTTTGGAGGTTCAAGACAGAGTATAGGAATATGCATTTGTATTTAGAAACAATATAACAAGCTAAGTCTTCTAGCAAGTTACTTATCATTCGCCATCAAAGTCTTGCAAGAAGTACATGTATTTCTAATAGCGATACTAAAATAATTGCTTGATGGGTTGATTTCTCTACTTTAATTATCCTACTCGCATATGATGGAGACATAAGAGGTCACGAAGATATCCTCTCATACACTGATGATGTGTTCTAAGCATTATCCATAATCTTTCAAATTTGAACATTAAGAACTGTTGCCGATCGACCATGAAGTTCTAAACATTCAATTAAAACTTTTCGTAGTCGGTCTTGCTTGTCTTTTATAATAGGAATGTTAATGGTTCGATTCGGTAggttattttatgaaaatatttatcatattaatttttcgGTTACTTTATCTTATATAAccaaaattagttttttttaaaaaaaagaaaacgtCCCAATCATCTCGTTTCTCTTCAGTATTggacggttcggttaatttttgatattttttcaaaACGTCATACAAGAGTCACTAGTAAAAGTTAGAACGCAATAGCATGCTTACTTGCACATGATTTCGGCAAAACTCTCTAGGCTTTTTTATTGTTTAAAATGTGATAAATCAGGAAAACGTGAAAGATGGCCAGAATAGAGATCCATCTCATTATACAATAACAACGTAAAACAAAGGAAGCAAAgacaaaataaatataaatacacAGAGAGTAGAGATATTAATCTAGTTGAGATTCAAGAATAAAGAATATAATTAAGCATTCAACAAGAGAAAATGTAACATGAGAGAAAAGATATCAAATACCTTGTAGCTTGCTCAACATTGATAGAAAAGCTTGTAGCTTGCTAATCAAGACGATGGAACTAATTATATAGTTTCACTGGAAGTAGCAAAATAGGCTTGGGTGTTGGGACTTTGGGTGTTAATTACATATTGACTTATATTCGTTTCTATAATCCCAAAACAAGGATTTTttaatgttttatttattttaaacttaatatataaaatatatttttcatgtacAAATTTATTCGGCACGAtatttttcgatttatttttataaaattaaaaatctaaCATAATTATTCGCTATGGTTATAGATTTGCataaaaatttatgattttatatttttaaaaaataactaatcGGTTCGATGCAATTTGGTTCGGTCAATTTGATCAGTTTTTAAAAATCCATTAACACACTTATTTTATAAAGTATACAAATACAAACGGTACCCCTATTTTATAAATCATACAAATACAAAACTAATTGTGAGGGTGTAGGATAAGTGTTTAACCTAAAATTGGATTAGCAGGTCAAACAATTAAATTTTAGGGCACCAACAATCCGTTTAACACACTTACTCAAATAAAAATTGTTGGATTATGGGCCGTGGGCCGCTCTATGTAAACTGGCCCGACCCGGTTAGGAGAGATAAGTGAGAGGGGTTAAGAGAAGTTACCACTAAATCACAAACTCCAACTAAAGTGAACGTGCAAAAAAGGGAGTGGTGGATTATCTTCCTTAACCGCTATTACTTTGCCTATTTATGTTAAAGAGAAAACACAGAACTTTTTTAAGCGTAAAAATTTTCTCTCTAACTAATCCTCTCCACACGAAAAATACACACAAGTTAGGGTAATTAATTGGTGAAAGATTAATTTTATTTCCTAGTGATTCAAAGTAGATTTGGGAGCAATTTTCTTAGTAGCAATTACGACGATATATTTCTGTTGTGCATAACAAGATACACACAAATTATTGTTCTTGCTCCGTAATTTAGATTAACAATGGCATCAGAGCCAGTGATACTGTTTCCTGGTTTACATCTTCTTAGTCGATGTTATATTTTTGAAGACTGCTACTACAATTTTCTTCGGCACTGTctcagtaaaagaaagaaaacgaCACAATTGTTTGATAACAATTCTAGAACTGTGAATCCTTACTAGAAAGGGAACAAAGTTTGTTTTGTAATGAATTCTTTGTAGTGTAACTAATTAGCATTCGTTTGTTGGCGTAAAATAATTAGTTTTTGGCTAATGTCCAATCCACTGTTACACCAGAAATTTTCTTCAtacttctttttgtcttttagtACTAAGGCAAAGTTTCTTTTATAATTAAAAGCATACTTTGTAATTTATAGGGAAAAAAATACGTTGGTGCAGAGAAGGAATTTCTGGATTAACTATTTATTTTAACCTTCTTTGCCTCTGATGGTGCTTTAGAACAAATTCTAATTTTAAAGAAGTTGCTTAGCACCATGTTATATCGTAGAAAGCTTAATGTAACgattcgaccggtcgttttgagtgtattagtcCTGATCCCTATTTATTacctcctctatgttatattataGTTGCGTGATTTgcagggatgtttggttttgatttcgggtgagtttcgcaGTGATATGAGACACATAGTTCCTAAGTTGGAAGTTTTAAGTCGTACGAGTTGACCGTAGTTTTacttgtgtgaagatgactccggaatggagttttaatgGTTCCAATAACTCTGTAGGATAATTTTAGTTTTAAGAGTGTGcttggatgttgatttggaggttcgtagatcATTTTGGTgtgatttggcgaaagttggaaattagagaaatttgggaagtttgaccgggggtggactttttgatatcggggtcgaattctaattcaggaagttggaataggtcaataatatcaattatgtcttatgtgcaaattttggtgtcaatcggagttgtttggtatgaatcggcgttggtttcagaatttggaagtttatagtttataggcttgaatttgggttgcgattAGTAGAatttgtgttgtttgatgtgatttgtggcCTCGAATaggagggtgtttggattggcttttaaaaaGTAGCTTTTAACATAAGTTGATAATAGCCAACttttggcttttggcttatttttgtacttttcatgCCTAAAAgtaagtgcttttaagcactttttatcATTGCCAAACAccaaataaaatagaaaagtaCTTAGCCAATAAACattaaaataagccaatccaaacactcTCTAGGCCCGTTATGTATTTTGGAACtagttggtatgttcggacggggtcctagGGGCCCGAGTGTGAATCAGATTGAAATCAGATCAATTTGGGACTTGTAGAGTTGCTGAACTTTTCcagcttctggtgtcatcgcacatgcggagggtttggccgcaggtgcgggctcACAAAAGCGTGAAATTGGTCACAAAAGCGAATTTGGATTAGCCCAGctgggagcgcaggtgcgaggagttatccgcatctgcgagtccgcaggtgcggtgcggAGATCGTAGACGCGGACGAGGCTAGCCTGGGCTATGGTCGCAAAAGTGGAGGGTTTTTTCGCAGAAGCGAGCTCGCAAGTGCGAGCcaatgtccgcagaagcggaatctgAGAACTTAAGTGGAGTCCGCACCTGTGATGATTTTTCTGCAGGTacgacatcgcagaagcgatccaaaggccacagaagcggaagtcgctagatagaaaaagaaaaatttgagGGTTTGTTTTCATAATTCATTTTGGGATTTTGGAAGCTCGGTTTGAGGCGAAGTTTCGAAGGATCTTCAGAGGAATTATTGGGGTAAAAGTTCTtgactcgattttggttaaattatacTAATCTATCATTATTATTAGCGTGTAATTAAGGATTGGAGTTAGAAAAATTGGAGAAAAAGTGTAGAAGTTCTTAGACTAAGTTTTTGGGCTTTTAAAGGCAAAATGAGGCCGGAttggataattcttgtatggttggactcgatatcgaatgtgtattcagattttataattttagtcgagttccgagatgcgggcccgggtCAAATTTTTAGGATGATTTTTCAGTTCTTTGCTaaaatcataatttcattatttaaattagtttcctattgttgtatttatagtatgaaattattttggctagattcgagtcattcgaagttggaaaatcgagggaaagactttctagttgattgatttagcgtAGTTTGAGGTAAATGACTTGTCTAATCTTCTGTGGGGaaattttcccttaggatttggtattgttgtaataattgtgaaatgtgaaagtCGTGtgcgcgaggtgacaagtgcgtacacgggctaaatatgaaatttttgaatttttgctatgtagtttcctttcattctttaattgagttactttaatatgttatagacatcatgattagtctaatttcacatgtctacttgttgtatctcttatttgcaaattgccctacatgtttagttgaattacatgttttcttttattctgtattCATTATTTAGCTGTTGAACccttacttgaaattgctattctTGGAGTATTTTGCTGTTGAGTT
Proteins encoded in this window:
- the LOC107774048 gene encoding protein LIGHT-DEPENDENT SHORT HYPOCOTYLS 6-like, whose amino-acid sequence is MLDVYSTSSISKNFSPPTASPPPSPAVSRYELQKRRDWNTFGQYLKNHKPPLILSRCSGANILEFLKYLDQFGKTKVHNCCCPFFGHPQPPAPCTCPLKQAWGSLDALVGRLRAAFEENGGRAETNPFGARAVRLYLREVRDSQAKARGIAYEKKKRKNNKRQYFQEQEKEGDGHSTVV